One stretch of Oncorhynchus tshawytscha isolate Ot180627B linkage group LG21, Otsh_v2.0, whole genome shotgun sequence DNA includes these proteins:
- the LOC112221236 gene encoding rho-related GTP-binding protein RhoG: MQNVKCVVVGDGAVGKTCLLISYTTNAFPEEYIPTVFDNYSAQMTVDGRIISLNLWDTAGQEEYDRLRTLSYPQSNVFVICFSIGSPSSHANVRHKWHPEVSHHCPSVPILLVGTKRDLRSDGETVKKLKEQGLAPTTQQQGNSMAKQIGAVKYMECSALTQEGVREVFNEAVRVVLYPVTKKNAKKCVLL, from the exons atgcagaACGTAAAGTGTGTAGTGGTGGGGGACGGTGCCGTGGGTAAAACATGCCTCCTCATCTCCTACACCACCAACGCTTTCCCTGAGGAGTACATCCCCACCGTGTTCGACAACTACAgcgcccag ATGACGGTTGATGGCCGCATCATCAGCCTCAACCTGTGGGACACAGCCGGACAAGAGGAGTACGACCGCCTCCGCACTCTGTCCTACCCCCAATCCAACGTCTTCGTCATCTGTTTCTCCATTGGGAGTCCTTCCTCCCACGCCAACGTCCGCCACAAGTGGCACCCGGAGGTGTCTCACCACTGCCCCAGCGTGCCCATCCTCCTAGTGGGGACCAAGAGGGACCTGAGGAGTGATGGGGAGACGGTGAAGAAGCTGAAGGAGCAGGGTTTAGCTCCCACCACACAGCAACAGGGGAACAGCATGGCTAAGCAGATAGGAGCGGTGAAGTACATGGAGTGTTCTGCTCTGACACAGGAAGGGGTCAGGGAAGTGTTCAACGAGGCAGTACGGGTTGTGTTGTATCCCGTTACCAAAAAGAATGCCAAGAAGTGTGTACTGTTGTAA